Proteins co-encoded in one Nonomuraea helvata genomic window:
- a CDS encoding ABC transporter ATP-binding protein, translated as MAELTKELSQVKGEKPAVPGKDVRVHPNPEPQGKSPIDVPTGTPTVIVDDLHIVYRVYGAASDAEKGNAVNALTRLLKRQGRPQMKEVHAVKGVTFVAYHGDAIGIVGRNGSGKSTLLRAIAGLLPPHEGAVYTDGQPSLLGVNAALMRELTGERNIILGCYAMGMTPAEVREKYQEIVDFSGIDEFVQLPMSTYSSGMGARLRFAISSAKTHDVLLIDEALATGDREFRKKSEERIRQIRESAGTVFLVAHDLKVIEETCNRVIWLHKGKIKMDGDPKEVIAAYNKG; from the coding sequence GTGGCTGAACTGACCAAGGAGCTGTCACAGGTGAAGGGCGAGAAGCCCGCCGTCCCCGGCAAGGATGTGAGGGTGCATCCCAATCCGGAGCCCCAGGGCAAGTCGCCGATCGACGTCCCCACGGGCACTCCGACCGTCATCGTCGACGACCTCCACATCGTCTACCGCGTCTACGGCGCGGCCTCGGACGCCGAGAAGGGCAACGCGGTCAACGCCCTCACGCGCCTCCTCAAGCGCCAGGGCCGGCCGCAGATGAAAGAGGTCCACGCGGTCAAGGGCGTCACGTTCGTGGCCTACCACGGCGACGCCATCGGCATCGTGGGCCGCAACGGCTCGGGCAAGTCCACGCTGCTGCGCGCCATCGCGGGCCTGCTCCCCCCGCACGAGGGCGCCGTCTACACCGACGGCCAGCCCTCGCTGCTCGGCGTCAACGCGGCCCTCATGCGTGAGCTGACCGGCGAGCGCAACATCATCCTCGGCTGTTACGCCATGGGCATGACGCCTGCCGAGGTCCGCGAGAAATACCAGGAGATCGTCGACTTCTCCGGCATTGACGAGTTCGTCCAGCTGCCCATGTCCACCTACTCCTCCGGCATGGGCGCCCGCCTCCGCTTCGCCATCTCCTCGGCCAAGACCCACGACGTCCTCCTCATCGACGAGGCCCTGGCCACGGGCGACCGCGAGTTCCGCAAGAAGAGCGAGGAGCGGATCCGCCAGATCCGCGAGTCCGCCGGCACGGTCTTCCTCGTGGCCCACGATCTCAAGGTCATCGAGGAGACCTGCAACCGCGTCATCTGGCTGCACAAGGGCAAGATCAAGATGGACGGCGACCCGAAGGAAGTCATCGCCGCCTACAACAAGGGCTGA
- a CDS encoding ABC transporter permease: MSQPESAVADAQAGGRSGQEPLAKLAKRYGLRRAIARPRFPVYVRQLWERRHFILTYATSRNVSKYSSSALGQLWQVLTPLLNAAIYYVMFGVILGGKNGIQNYPAFLLTGMFVFTYTQRTVTAGAKSISGNLSMIRALHFPRASLPFAYTIQELQQLAISMGVLLGIVVLTQEWPTWFWFMIPVVLLLQTMFNVGAGLVVARLGAQMRDLNQLLPFITRFWLYASGVFFSIQDKVVTSAKLPQWVANVMYLNPTASYIEWMREILISSHNKASGHHPPTMVLVSCVFWAVFALGFGFWYFWRAEERYGRG; encoded by the coding sequence ATGAGCCAGCCGGAATCCGCTGTCGCGGACGCCCAGGCGGGCGGCCGAAGCGGGCAGGAGCCGCTGGCCAAGCTCGCCAAGAGATACGGGCTTCGCCGTGCCATCGCGCGGCCGAGGTTCCCTGTCTATGTGCGCCAGCTCTGGGAGCGGCGTCACTTCATCCTCACGTACGCGACCTCGCGCAACGTCTCGAAATACTCGAGCTCGGCCCTCGGCCAGCTGTGGCAGGTGCTGACGCCCCTGCTCAACGCGGCGATCTACTACGTGATGTTCGGCGTCATCCTCGGCGGCAAGAACGGCATCCAGAACTACCCGGCCTTCCTCCTGACCGGGATGTTCGTCTTCACCTACACGCAGCGGACCGTCACCGCGGGCGCCAAGTCGATCTCGGGCAACCTCTCGATGATCCGGGCCCTGCACTTCCCCAGAGCCTCACTGCCGTTCGCCTACACGATCCAGGAGTTGCAGCAGCTCGCCATCTCCATGGGCGTGCTCCTGGGCATCGTGGTGCTCACCCAAGAATGGCCCACCTGGTTCTGGTTCATGATCCCCGTGGTGCTGCTGCTCCAGACGATGTTCAACGTCGGGGCCGGCCTGGTCGTCGCCCGGCTGGGCGCCCAGATGCGCGATCTCAACCAGTTGCTGCCGTTCATCACTCGTTTCTGGCTCTACGCCTCCGGCGTCTTCTTCTCCATCCAGGACAAGGTGGTGACCTCCGCCAAGCTGCCCCAGTGGGTCGCCAACGTGATGTATCTCAACCCCACCGCTTCCTACATCGAATGGATGCGGGAGATCCTCATCTCGTCCCACAACAAGGCGTCCGGCCACCACCCGCCGACGATGGTGTTGGTGTCTTGCGTATTCTGGGCGGTGTTCGCGCTTGGATTCGGCTTCTGGTACTTCTGGCGAGCCGAGGAGAGGTACGGGCGTGGCTGA